One Suricata suricatta isolate VVHF042 chromosome X, meerkat_22Aug2017_6uvM2_HiC, whole genome shotgun sequence genomic region harbors:
- the PSMD10 gene encoding 26S proteasome non-ATPase regulatory subunit 10 isoform X2 translates to MEGCVSNLMVCNLAYSGKLEELKERILADKSLAIRTDQDSRTALHWACSAGHTEIVEFLLQLGVPVNDKDDAGWSPLHIAASAGRDEIVKALLGKGAQVNAVNQNGCTPLHYAASKNRHEIAVMLLEGGANPDAKDHYEATAMHRAAAKDT, encoded by the exons ATGGAGGGGTGTGTATCTAACCTAATGGTCTGCAACCTGGCCTACAGCGGGAAGCTGGAGGAACTGAAGGAAAGGATCCTGGCTGATAAATCCCTGGCGATTAGAACCGACCAG GACAGCAGAACCGCATTGCATTGGGCCTGCTCAGCTGGACACACCGAAATTGTTGAATTCTTGCTGCAGCTTGGAGTGCCTGTGAATGATAAAGATGAT GCAGGTTGGTCTCCACTTCATATTGCTGCGTCTGCTGGCCGGGATGAGATTGTGAAAGCCCTTCTGGGTAAAGGTGCCCAAGTGAATGCTGTTAACCAAAATGGCTGTACTCCCCTTCATTACGCAGCTTCCAAAAACAGACACGAG ATCGCCGTCATGTTACTGGAAGGCGGGGCTAATCCTGATGCGAAGGACCATTATGAGGCCACAGCAATGCACCGGGCGGCAGCCAAGG ACACTTAG
- the PSMD10 gene encoding 26S proteasome non-ATPase regulatory subunit 10 isoform X1, with protein MEGCVSNLMVCNLAYSGKLEELKERILADKSLAIRTDQDSRTALHWACSAGHTEIVEFLLQLGVPVNDKDDAGWSPLHIAASAGRDEIVKALLGKGAQVNAVNQNGCTPLHYAASKNRHEIAVMLLEGGANPDAKDHYEATAMHRAAAKGNLRMIHILLYYKASTNIQDTEGNTPLHLACDEERVEEAKLLVSQGASIYIENKEEKTPLQVAKGGLGLILKRMVES; from the exons ATGGAGGGGTGTGTATCTAACCTAATGGTCTGCAACCTGGCCTACAGCGGGAAGCTGGAGGAACTGAAGGAAAGGATCCTGGCTGATAAATCCCTGGCGATTAGAACCGACCAG GACAGCAGAACCGCATTGCATTGGGCCTGCTCAGCTGGACACACCGAAATTGTTGAATTCTTGCTGCAGCTTGGAGTGCCTGTGAATGATAAAGATGAT GCAGGTTGGTCTCCACTTCATATTGCTGCGTCTGCTGGCCGGGATGAGATTGTGAAAGCCCTTCTGGGTAAAGGTGCCCAAGTGAATGCTGTTAACCAAAATGGCTGTACTCCCCTTCATTACGCAGCTTCCAAAAACAGACACGAG ATCGCCGTCATGTTACTGGAAGGCGGGGCTAATCCTGATGCGAAGGACCATTATGAGGCCACAGCAATGCACCGGGCGGCAGCCAAGGGTAACTTGAGGATGATTCATATCCTTCTGTACTACAAAGCATCCACAAATATCCAAGACACTGAGGGTAACACTCCTCT ACACTTAGCCTGTGATGAGGAGAGAGTGGAAGAAGCAAAACTGCTGGTGTCCCAAGGAGCAAGTATTTACAttgagaacaaagaagaaaagacaccCCTGCAAGTGGCCAAAGGTGGCCTGGGTTTAATACTCAAGAGGATGGTGGAGAGTTAA